The nucleotide sequence GTATTTTCTGTAATTAACTCAACAAGGTAATATTGTTCAAACATTAACTAACGAGGATGGTGTTGTGAATTTAAAGCATGTTGGCGGGATATTATTAATAATTGGTATCGTGTCTATATTTTTAGGGCTAATGTCTTTTGTTAACACATCGAATTATAAGATAGCTGAACAAATGCCAAATATAACACTACTTGTGTTTGGCGGGTGCTTCTCATCATTAATAGGGGCTGTTTTCTTTGGTTGTGGATCAATTGTTGATGCGATTGAAGGAAAATCGATCTCATTAATAGAAAAAAGCAATATCTTAGATACACATTCTACTCAAGAAACAAATCACGAGAAAATAAAAGAAATCTTAAAAAGAAGGTAGTTTAAAAATAAACTAACCATAGAGGATGGTATTGTGAGAAAGATATTAGTTACACCACTCTGGGTATTATCTTCCTTATCTATTTTATTTAGCGCTGGTTCTATTGCTGCGGAAAATATAAAGATATCTGACATTGCAAAGGCTGCTTGTATTAACCATAAAGATAAAGAATCGTGCGAGGGTTTTGTTATCGCATCAATGGGGCATGCATTTGAACAGGGTAGAATTAGCATGGTTTGTGATTTGATGCGAGAGTCTGGAGAAAAAATATCAGAAGAACAAAAAGATAGATGCAGTGAAGCTAACGAGATGCTACGAGAAGTGCGAAGCTTTAAGTATTAACTTAATACAGTCATTAATCAAACTAACCCTGCCAATCGGCGGGGTTTTTCATTTTAAGGAGCCGGTAAATGGCAAATGTAGGCGAAATCGTTTATCAAGTTCAAATGGATGTTCAGCAATTACTCACATCTCAGCGTCAGTTAGAGCAACGCCTTAATCGTATGGATAGCAGTTTCAACCGAACGTCTCAGTCGATAAATAACACAGAGCGGTCAATACAGTCTCTATCCAAAGTTGCTGCGGCTCTTACTGGTTATTTATCGGCTTCAATGGTTGCTAGTTATTCTGAGGCATGGACTGAATTAAACAATAAGCTATCTAACTCAGTTCGTGCTAGCGAGTCGCTTATTGATGTAACTCAACGAGTATTTGATATCTCTCAAGCAACACGATCTAGTCTTGATGCCACAGCAACACTTTACGCACGATTAGAGCGAGGAACGAGAGAATACAATACATCAGCAGCAGACTTAGCAAAATTAACATCCATCATCAACCAAGGTTTTATTGTCTCCGGTGCTACTGCGCAGGAAGCAGAAAACGCCATTATTCAGCTATCGCAAGGTATCGCGTCTGGTGTTCTGCGCGGTGAAGAATTCAACTCAGTAGCAGAGCAGGGTAGCCGCTTAATGGTTGCACTTGCTGATTCACTAGGGGTAGGCATCGGTCAACTTCGTAAGATGGCAGCAGAAGGTAAATTAACTACTGATGTTGTTGTAAAAGGGTTATTGTCTCAGGGGGATGCTATTGGTAAAGAGTTCGCTAAAACCACTCGAACAATGTCGCAGGCATTTCAAGAAGCAGGGAATAACTTAACTAAGTTCCTTGGTGAGAATACAACAATAAAGGCATCTATTAACGTATTCAGCGATGCTGTAATTACTGCAAGTAAGAGTCTCGATGAAATGGTTTTAGCGGTTAGTCTAGTTGCCTCCGTTGTTGGCGGTAGATACATTGCCGCAATGGGGTTGGCTATCAAAGCTAAAATGCAATCAGCAGTTGCAGCAAGGCAAGAAGCGATAGCAAACCTTCAAGCTGCTAGAGTAGCTGAACACAATGCAATAATGACGGCAAGAAAGACCGCTTTAGATTTAGCAGCAGCCAGAGCGTTAGTTGAGAAAGCGAAAACCGAATTTGCGGCCGCAAGAGGAACAAACGCAGAAGCAACCGCGCTGGCAAATTTAATTGCCGTTAGATCTGCCGCAACAACCGCGGCGATAAATCATAAGCAAGCAACGCAGGCGCAGACAGCAGCAATGGCTAACTCAGCCGCAGCAGCAAGAGCCGCTTCTGTATCTATCGGTTTAGCTAATAAAGCTCTAGGTTTTGTTGGTGGCCCAGCAGGTATAGCAATGGCCGCGGGTGCTGCGATCATGTATTTCTACCAGCAGGCAAAAGAAGCAAGAGAAGAAGCAGTAAAACTTGCAGAGGGAGTAAATCAATTAACTGCTGAAATGAAAAACATGACAAGGGAACAAAAGAGGGCTGAATCTGCCAAGTTAAAAGAAGCGCTCCCTGAGTTAAAAAATGAAGTTCTAAACACCACTGTCGCTATGAAGCAAGCTGCGGAAAAAGTAAGAGAATTAGAGGCTGATTTGGCTTTAGCTAAAGTTGGAACAAGTAAATATGAATCCATAACAAAACAGCTAGCCGATGCTCAAGATAAGTTAGCAATTGCAACTGACAACGCAACAAAGGCGTCAAATAACTACAGTCGCACAAAAAATACCATATCTTTTATTCAAGCTGATCTTAATGGTGAGTTAAAAGAGGGAATTGATTTACTAAAAAGGGAAATATCTGTTCTGCCAAGTGGCGCAAAGGGATGGGATTCTTATGGTTTTTCTATTGATAGGGCGCTGCAAAAAAAGAAAGAGTTTAATGGTGAAAAAATATCTTTCGAATGGTCTAAGGAGGGGATGGATTTAAGAAAATCACTAGAGCGTGAAATGAAGCTAGCTAACGCCAAAAGTGAAGTTGATAAGAGATTATTGCAAGTTGATTTTTACATTGAAGATAAAGGGATAACAGACGAAAGGGAAATATATCAACTAAAGCAAATAGCAATAGCAACTCAAGAGGCTCAAGATGCAGCTGCTGAGCGTAACAAAACAACCAAGGAATCAACCAAAGCCACAGACGCAGCATACGAAGCATTAAAACGCCAGAGAGAAGAAATTGAGCTTTTAAACAAAGGTTACAAAGACGGCTCTCTTGAAATGGCTAAGTATGATGCGGTTAAGGCGTTGGGTGACAAGGCATCTCCTGAACAGATTAAACTAGCTGAGAAACTTGCAGAAGATAAATACAACATTGAGCGCAATCTAGCTGATAAGAAAGCTGCACTTGATCTTGATTTAGTCACTAAAGCTAAAGAATCTCACGATAAACAGCTGGCAGACTTAGAGCGGATAACAAAAGATGATGTATCTCTCACTGAACAGGCTGCAAGGCGTAAAGCTGAAATTGAAGCAGAATATCAGCAAAAAATAGCCGAAATACGGGCTAATAACGCTGTATCTCCCCAAGATAATTTAAAAGCACAAGTAGACCCTGTTCAGCAACTCAAAAACGAACACGAGCGTAAACTTGCGCTTATCCGTGAATTTGAGACTGAAAAAGGTGCTATCACTCAGCAAAGTTTGGCGTTAATGAATGCCGCCAACACTCAATATGAGCAAGCTAGAACTGATGCTATGTATGAGCTTTGGAGAAATCAATCATTAGGAAACGAAGCTGCCGCGGCTGCACTAGATGCATTCTCTGGTAGCGCATCAAATGCACTTACGGGAATAATAACCGGCTCAATGGAGGCTTCTGACGCATTAAGATCAATTGGTAATACAGTTTTGAATAGCCTAATTAACACCTTTGTTCAGGCTGGAATTGAGCAAGCTAAAGCTGCTTGGTTTGGCGCAGCAGCACAGCAAGGCGCTATCGCAGCAACAACGGCGGTGCAAACGGCTGCTATCGGAACGCAAACGGCAGTGAGTACGGCAGCAGCTGCCACAACAACAGCTGCTTGGACACCTGCGGCAATTATGGCATCAATCGCGTCAATGGGGACTGCAGCGAAAATAGGTTTAGCCGCAATCGCTGTGCTAGGTGTTGGTGCAATTGCAGGCGCCCGTAAAAATGGCGGCCCTGTTGATGCTGG is from Proteus columbae and encodes:
- a CDS encoding tape measure protein, with product MANVGEIVYQVQMDVQQLLTSQRQLEQRLNRMDSSFNRTSQSINNTERSIQSLSKVAAALTGYLSASMVASYSEAWTELNNKLSNSVRASESLIDVTQRVFDISQATRSSLDATATLYARLERGTREYNTSAADLAKLTSIINQGFIVSGATAQEAENAIIQLSQGIASGVLRGEEFNSVAEQGSRLMVALADSLGVGIGQLRKMAAEGKLTTDVVVKGLLSQGDAIGKEFAKTTRTMSQAFQEAGNNLTKFLGENTTIKASINVFSDAVITASKSLDEMVLAVSLVASVVGGRYIAAMGLAIKAKMQSAVAARQEAIANLQAARVAEHNAIMTARKTALDLAAARALVEKAKTEFAAARGTNAEATALANLIAVRSAATTAAINHKQATQAQTAAMANSAAAARAASVSIGLANKALGFVGGPAGIAMAAGAAIMYFYQQAKEAREEAVKLAEGVNQLTAEMKNMTREQKRAESAKLKEALPELKNEVLNTTVAMKQAAEKVRELEADLALAKVGTSKYESITKQLADAQDKLAIATDNATKASNNYSRTKNTISFIQADLNGELKEGIDLLKREISVLPSGAKGWDSYGFSIDRALQKKKEFNGEKISFEWSKEGMDLRKSLEREMKLANAKSEVDKRLLQVDFYIEDKGITDEREIYQLKQIAIATQEAQDAAAERNKTTKESTKATDAAYEALKRQREEIELLNKGYKDGSLEMAKYDAVKALGDKASPEQIKLAEKLAEDKYNIERNLADKKAALDLDLVTKAKESHDKQLADLERITKDDVSLTEQAARRKAEIEAEYQQKIAEIRANNAVSPQDNLKAQVDPVQQLKNEHERKLALIREFETEKGAITQQSLALMNAANTQYEQARTDAMYELWRNQSLGNEAAAAALDAFSGSASNALTGIITGSMEASDALRSIGNTVLNSLINTFVQAGIEQAKAAWFGAAAQQGAIAATTAVQTAAIGTQTAVSTAAAATTTAAWTPAAIMASIASMGTAAKIGLAAIAVLGVGAIAGARKNGGPVDAGSMYRVGEGGKPEIFKANNGRQYMIPGDNGKVISNKDMQGGGMNVNVVFNDYSSGGHKFDAQTSQDGNTMTIQAFIMDMDNKGPMLQSITRNTSATARARG